From Buchnera aphidicola (Nurudea shiraii), the proteins below share one genomic window:
- the ffh gene encoding signal recognition particle protein produces the protein MFSILTNKFVKIFNKLSRKGTLTESNIKEALREIRITLLEADVTLSVVQDFINFVSKKSIGNNVSTSFTPGQELIKIVKKELISILGENNSSLNLSNKIPTIIMLVGLQGQGKTTSIAKLGSFIKNNNNKKILAVSADTYRPAAIKQLEILSKQAKIDFYPSNMNEDPIKIVRSALQFSKLKLYDVLLVDTAGRLHVNQTMMHEIIQINKTIKPTETLLVIDAMIGQDATNIAHTFNKSLPITGFIITKTDSDCRAGIIFSMKYITKKPIKFISTGEKLNEFEIFYPNRIVTRILGMGDVLSLIENIENKISKKNIKQLTNSVKNQDKFNYNDLLIQIKQIKKIGNISSILKKLPRNQKTFEHIHNNINEKLLSQMETMIYSMTPEEKYKPELIKGSRKRRISKGSGLSIQTINLLIKQFNNIKKIMKNIKKNGINKIMKKISNIMY, from the coding sequence ATGTTTAGTATTTTAACTAACAAATTTGTAAAAATTTTTAATAAGCTTTCAAGAAAAGGAACATTGACTGAATCAAATATAAAAGAAGCATTAAGAGAAATAAGAATAACTTTATTAGAAGCAGATGTAACATTATCAGTAGTTCAAGATTTTATAAATTTTGTATCAAAAAAATCCATAGGAAATAATGTAAGTACAAGTTTTACTCCAGGACAAGAACTAATAAAGATAGTTAAAAAAGAATTAATATCAATATTAGGAGAAAATAATAGTTCTTTAAATTTATCTAATAAAATTCCAACAATAATCATGTTAGTCGGATTACAAGGACAAGGAAAAACAACTAGCATAGCTAAATTAGGAAGTTTTATTAAAAATAATAATAATAAAAAAATACTAGCAGTGTCTGCAGATACTTATCGACCCGCAGCCATTAAACAACTAGAAATACTTTCAAAACAAGCTAAAATTGACTTTTATCCTTCTAACATGAATGAAGATCCAATAAAAATAGTTAGATCAGCGTTACAATTTTCTAAATTAAAACTATACGATGTATTATTAGTAGACACAGCCGGACGTCTTCATGTAAATCAAACAATGATGCATGAAATAATACAAATAAACAAAACAATTAAACCTACAGAAACTTTGCTAGTAATTGATGCAATGATAGGTCAAGATGCTACAAACATAGCTCATACGTTTAACAAAAGTTTGCCTATTACTGGATTTATCATAACAAAAACAGATAGCGATTGTAGAGCAGGTATTATATTTTCAATGAAATATATTACAAAAAAACCAATTAAATTTATAAGTACAGGTGAGAAACTAAACGAATTTGAGATATTCTACCCAAATAGAATTGTTACTCGAATTCTTGGAATGGGAGATGTATTATCACTGATCGAAAATATTGAAAACAAAATAAGCAAAAAAAATATTAAACAATTAACTAACTCTGTGAAAAATCAAGATAAATTTAATTACAATGATTTATTAATTCAAATAAAACAAATTAAAAAAATTGGAAACATTTCTTCAATATTAAAAAAATTACCTCGAAATCAAAAAACATTTGAACATATTCATAACAATATAAATGAAAAACTATTGTCACAAATGGAAACGATGATTTATTCTATGACTCCAGAAGAAAAATACAAACCAGAGCTCATCAAAGGGTCAAGAAAAAGACGCATTTCGAAAGGATCAGGATTGTCTATACAAACAATAAATTTATTAATAAAGCAATTTAATAATATAAAAAAAATAATGAAAAACATAAAAAAAAACGGAATCAATAAAATAATGAAAAAAATTAGTAATATTATGTATTAA